GATCTGGCCAACGGCCTGCACGGCGTCGCTGTGCATGGGTACCCCGAACTCGGCGGCGACGGCCGCGAGTTCGGCGATCGGCATGATGGTGCCGACCTCGTTGTTGGCCCACATGATGCTCACCAGAGCGACGTCGTCGGCTCCCCCATCACCGGCCTGCAGCGCTTCCCGCAGTGCGCCCGGGCTCACCGCGCCTTCGCGGTCCACCGGCAGCCAGGTGACCTCGGCGTCCTCGTGCGCGACCAGCCACTCCACGGCGTCGAGCACCGCGTGGTGTTCGACGGCCGTGGTGATGATGCGCCTATGGGCCGGGTCGGCGTCGCGGCGGGCCCAGTAGATGCCCTTGACGGCGAGGTTGTCGCTCTCGGTGCCGCCGGTGGTGAAGATGATCTCCGACGGCCGCGCCCCCAGCAGCCGGGCGAGGGCCTCGCGGGCCTCCTCCATGCGGCGGCGGGCCGCGCGGCCCGAACCGTGCAGTGACGAGGCGTTGCCGACGCCGGCCAGCACGGCCGTCATCGCCTCGATGGCGGCCGGGTGCATCGGTGTGGTGGCGGCGTGATCAAGGTAGACCTGCCTGCCCGCAGTGGAGGTCATAGCCACTCCAGGATAGCCGCAGTTCGCAGACCTCCCGGACCGGCGGGTCAGGCCGCAAGCGCATGCGAACGGGCGGCACCCGGCGTCTGCTCGTCGCGCACCTCGGCCTCGCAGCGCGCGGCGAGCGCGCGCCGGTCCGCACCGGGCAGTTGCAGCGCGCCGACGTGCACGTGGCAGACGGTGCGACGGGCGGTGACGACGCGCCGCACCGACCGCAGCAGGGTGTCCTGCCCGACGAACGCCGGGGTGGTCGACGGGCGGCCGTCGCGGTGCCGGTAGGTCAGCCGCAGCGGTTGCACCGGGCGGGCGGCGTCGACGGCGGCCTGGAACATCGCCGGGCGGAACGGCCCGTGGGCCAGGCCGCACCACGTGGTGCCCTCGGGGAAGGCCACCACGGTGTGGCCGGTGCGCAGCCGCTCGGCCACGGTGTCGACCACCGCGGGCAGCCTGCGCAGGCTCGCGCGGTCGATCGGGATGACCTTCATGAGCCGGGCCACGCGTCCGAGCGCGGGCCATTCGACGAGGTCGGCGCGCGCGACGAACGATCCGGGCAGCACCGCGCCGATGGCGAAGATGTCGAGCCACGACACGTGGCCGCTGACCACCAGCACACCCCGTAGATTGCGGATCGGCCCGCCGGACAGGCGGATTCGCACTCCCAGGCACCGCAGCAGCAGCCGGCAGTACATGCGCTGTACGTGCGACCGGCCGGGCAGCGGCACCGCCAGCAGCGGCATACCGGGCAGTAGCACGATCGCCGCGGCGATGCGGGCCGCGGTGCGGATGCCGACCAGTGCCCGCGGGCCGGGGTCCGCGCTGTGCACACAACTGGCGTCGCACGACGCCTTGGGCAGCCAGGGGTGTTCGCGCGTGGTCATGCCGGCCCACCGGCCATCTCGGCGGCCGCGGAGACCGAGCGCAGCCGCTTGAGGTAGCGGACGTCGGCCTGTCGCTTGTCCAGCAGCGCCGGGAAGTCGCCGACGCCGAACACCGGGTCGTGCGCGGGTTCGCCGCACACCTCGGCGCCCAGGCGCAGGTAGCCCCGCATCAGTGCGGGCACGGTGACGCGGGCCGGCGGGTCGATGTCGTCGAGGGTTCTGCCGTCGATCACCACCGGCCGGTAGGGATGCACGGTGTACGGCGCGGCGTGACGGCGCCGCACGAAGTCGCGGACCCCACGGATCTGCGAGCCGGGTGCCTCGTCGGGGTCGCCGGCCACGGGCACCGAGACACAGCCCGTCACATGGTCGTATCCCGCGTGATCGAGGTAGGCGAGGATGCCCGCCCACATCAACAGCACCACCGCGCCGTTGCGGTGATCGGCCCGCACCACGGCCCGGCCCATCTCGACCAGCGACGGTCGCAGGTCGTCGAGTGCGCTGACCTCGAATTCGGTGGCGGTGTACAGCCCGCCCGCGGCGATGGCGCCCGGTGGCGGCAGCATGCGGTAGCAGCCCACGAGTTCATCCGTGCGGTCGTCGCGGACCAGCAGGTGATCGCAGTATTCGTCGAAGCGGTCCGCATCACGCCCGTCGGCGGATCCGGTCAGCGCGAAGCCCGGTTCGGAGGTGAACACGTCGTGGCGCAGCCGCTGCGCCGCGTCGATGAGGTCGGGGTCGGTGGACAGCAGCAGCGTGTACCGCGGTGCCCCGCTCGCGGGGCGGGCGGTGGCCTGGTCGGCCGCGATGAGTACGGATGCTGTTCTCGTACCTAGGCTCATACCGAGAACGCTCGCCCAGCCGGTTCTCCGGACGGCATCGCATGCGTGACGTGTCCGTGAGCGGTTGGTGACGACTCGGCGGACGTTCCCGTTCATCCGGATCACCCGCAGGCCGGCCGAATTCCGGTGTGAAATTTGTCACTTCCGCGCGTCAGCCGTAGAAGACGACGTTTTGCTCGACCGCGTTGCGCGGGATGTCCAGGTGATTGGCCGGGAACGTCGGATCGGGGTAGCCGATCGACAATCCGCACAGCACCGTGAGCTCGTCGGGGATGTCGAGTTCGGTCCGCAGCACATCGGCGCACATCGCGACGGACACCTGCACGCAGCTGCCGATGCCGCGCTCGGTGAGCGCCAGCAGGAAGGTCTGCAGGAACATGCCGACCCCGACACTGTCCACCGGGCCGAGGTCGCGGTGCATGCAGACCACCCCGGCCAGCGGGGCGCCGAAGAACTGCCAGTTGCGCAGCTGTGCGGCCCACCGCGCCTCCTTGTCGGCACGCGCGATGCCCATCGATCCGTACACCTGCGCGCCCAGTTCGGAGCGCAGGTACTGAAAGCTCTCCGGCAGCCCCAGCGATGTCGGTCGCCGGGCCCGCACCTCATCGGTCAGCGCCTTGACCAGCCGTTCGCGGCGTTCTGCGCCGGCGAAGAAAACGCGCCACGGTTGCACGTTCGAGTTCGACGGCGCCCGCATGGCCAGTGCGAGCGCCTCCTCGATCAGCTCGTGCGGCACCGGCTTGTCCGGCAGGAACTTCCGAATCGACCGCCGGGCGCGCACCGCGTCGCCCAGTTCCATGTCAGCGCCCCGACAGCCAATCGGCGAAGCGAATCGTGGCGAGCTTGCCGTCGTCGCCGGTGACCAGGCTGTCGTCGTCGACGGAGGTGCCGAAGTAGGTCGCGTCGGCGTCGACCACGACGGGTTTGGTGTCGCCCTGGGCGGCCAGCACGGCCTTGGCCATGTCGGCGAACGAAAGCTTCTCCGGCCCACCGATGTTCACGAAGCCGTTGACCGCGGGGGCCTGCGCGGCGCGGGCCACCTCGGCGGCGACCTCGTCGGACGCGATCAGCTGGATGCGCGCGTCGGGTACGCGCACCTCGTCGCCCGCGACGAGCGTCTGGGTGATGGCCTGGGCGAACTCGTGGAACTGGGTGGCGCGCACGATCGTGTAGTCGAGCCCGGAGGCGGCGATCGCCTTCTCCTGCGCGACCTTGGCTCGCATGTAACCGCTGTCGGGCAGGCCGTCGCAGCCGACGATGGACAGCGCGACGTAGTGCCCGGTGCCGGCCTGCTTGGCGGCGGCGGCCAGGTTGGCCGTCGAGGTGGTGAAGAAATCCATCACCGCGTCGTCGGCGAAGGACGGCGAGTTCACGACGTCGACGAGCACCTCGGCGCCCGCGAGCGCCTCGGCGAGCCCATCGCCGGTGAGGACGTCGGCACCGGTGTTGCGGGCCGCGGCGACGACGTCGTACCCGGCTTCGGTGA
This region of Mycolicibacterium goodii genomic DNA includes:
- a CDS encoding lysophospholipid acyltransferase family protein translates to MTTREHPWLPKASCDASCVHSADPGPRALVGIRTAARIAAAIVLLPGMPLLAVPLPGRSHVQRMYCRLLLRCLGVRIRLSGGPIRNLRGVLVVSGHVSWLDIFAIGAVLPGSFVARADLVEWPALGRVARLMKVIPIDRASLRRLPAVVDTVAERLRTGHTVVAFPEGTTWCGLAHGPFRPAMFQAAVDAARPVQPLRLTYRHRDGRPSTTPAFVGQDTLLRSVRRVVTARRTVCHVHVGALQLPGADRRALAARCEAEVRDEQTPGAARSHALAA
- a CDS encoding GNAT family N-acetyltransferase; its protein translation is MSLGTRTASVLIAADQATARPASGAPRYTLLLSTDPDLIDAAQRLRHDVFTSEPGFALTGSADGRDADRFDEYCDHLLVRDDRTDELVGCYRMLPPPGAIAAGGLYTATEFEVSALDDLRPSLVEMGRAVVRADHRNGAVVLLMWAGILAYLDHAGYDHVTGCVSVPVAGDPDEAPGSQIRGVRDFVRRRHAAPYTVHPYRPVVIDGRTLDDIDPPARVTVPALMRGYLRLGAEVCGEPAHDPVFGVGDFPALLDKRQADVRYLKRLRSVSAAAEMAGGPA
- a CDS encoding nitroreductase; the protein is MELGDAVRARRSIRKFLPDKPVPHELIEEALALAMRAPSNSNVQPWRVFFAGAERRERLVKALTDEVRARRPTSLGLPESFQYLRSELGAQVYGSMGIARADKEARWAAQLRNWQFFGAPLAGVVCMHRDLGPVDSVGVGMFLQTFLLALTERGIGSCVQVSVAMCADVLRTELDIPDELTVLCGLSIGYPDPTFPANHLDIPRNAVEQNVVFYG
- a CDS encoding SDR family oxidoreductase gives rise to the protein MKITVFGATGLIGSKVVADLTEAGYDVVAAARNTGADVLTGDGLAEALAGAEVLVDVVNSPSFADDAVMDFFTTSTANLAAAAKQAGTGHYVALSIVGCDGLPDSGYMRAKVAQEKAIAASGLDYTIVRATQFHEFAQAITQTLVAGDEVRVPDARIQLIASDEVAAEVARAAQAPAVNGFVNIGGPEKLSFADMAKAVLAAQGDTKPVVVDADATYFGTSVDDDSLVTGDDGKLATIRFADWLSGR